Proteins from one Ramlibacter sp. PS4R-6 genomic window:
- a CDS encoding TerC family protein, whose product MEFFTTAWWSALAAIILIDLVLAGDNAIVIALAARNLPSTLKKRAIVWGTVGAIVVRAAMTVGVVWLLRVPGLMLAGGIGLLWIAYKLLAEPSEDKDHGVPATSFWGAMKTIVIADALMGVDNVLGVAGAAHGDFILVIIGLVVSVPIVVFGSTVVLKLVERFPLIIHAGAAVLAWTAARMIIHEPMLDEIFDEAALRWLTYAAAIAGVLAAGHWAATRVSHRPSINA is encoded by the coding sequence ATGGAATTCTTCACCACCGCGTGGTGGTCGGCGCTGGCCGCCATCATCCTCATCGACCTTGTACTGGCCGGGGACAACGCGATCGTCATCGCGCTGGCCGCCCGGAACCTGCCCAGCACGCTCAAGAAACGGGCCATCGTCTGGGGCACCGTCGGCGCCATCGTCGTGCGCGCCGCCATGACCGTCGGCGTCGTCTGGCTCCTGCGCGTGCCCGGCCTGATGCTGGCAGGCGGCATCGGCCTGCTGTGGATCGCCTACAAGCTGCTGGCCGAACCTTCGGAAGACAAGGACCACGGCGTGCCCGCGACCTCTTTCTGGGGCGCGATGAAGACCATCGTCATCGCCGACGCGCTCATGGGCGTCGACAACGTGCTGGGTGTCGCCGGCGCCGCGCACGGCGACTTCATCCTCGTGATCATCGGCCTGGTGGTCAGCGTGCCCATCGTCGTCTTCGGCAGCACCGTCGTGCTCAAGCTGGTCGAGCGCTTCCCGCTGATCATCCACGCCGGCGCCGCCGTCCTGGCCTGGACCGCCGCGCGAATGATCATCCACGAGCCCATGCTCGACGAGATCTTCGACGAAGCGGCGCTGCGCTGGCTCACCTACGCCGCCGCGATCGCCGGTGTGCTTGCCGCCGGCCACTGGGCCGCGACCCGTGTCTCCCACCGCCCCTCCATCAACGCCTGA
- the tfpZ gene encoding TfpX/TfpZ family type IV pilin accessory protein, giving the protein MVIGQERLRAALVHLAISAGIAALAATLVFALWYPYPYRDISGGRELFLIVTGVDVILGPLITLTIFNLAKPRRELVLDLSVVACIQLAALGYGLWTVAVARPVHMVFEFDRLRVVHGVDVPEDLLAQTPPGVQAEPWGGPTLLAVRPFRDANENMQATLVAMQGIQLAARPDLWQPYDQARPRVTAAAQPVEALRRRMPAKAPALDAALASLGRDAARTKYLPLVSRKLAWVAFIEPATGDVVGFAPVDPY; this is encoded by the coding sequence ATGGTCATCGGTCAGGAACGGCTGCGCGCCGCGCTGGTCCACCTCGCCATCAGCGCGGGGATCGCCGCGCTGGCGGCCACGCTGGTCTTCGCGCTCTGGTACCCCTATCCCTACCGCGACATCTCGGGCGGCCGCGAGCTGTTCCTGATCGTCACCGGCGTCGACGTGATCCTGGGGCCGCTCATCACGCTGACCATCTTCAACCTCGCCAAGCCGCGGCGCGAGCTCGTCCTGGACCTGTCGGTGGTCGCCTGCATCCAGCTCGCCGCGCTCGGCTACGGCCTGTGGACCGTGGCCGTCGCGCGACCCGTGCACATGGTGTTCGAGTTCGACCGGCTGCGCGTCGTGCACGGCGTCGACGTGCCCGAGGACCTGCTGGCGCAGACGCCGCCGGGGGTGCAGGCCGAACCCTGGGGCGGGCCCACGCTGCTCGCGGTGCGGCCCTTCCGCGACGCCAACGAGAACATGCAGGCCACGCTCGTGGCGATGCAAGGCATCCAGCTCGCCGCGCGGCCCGACCTGTGGCAGCCCTACGACCAGGCGCGGCCGCGCGTGACGGCGGCGGCGCAGCCGGTCGAGGCGCTGCGGCGCCGCATGCCCGCCAAGGCGCCGGCGCTGGACGCCGCGCTCGCCAGCCTGGGGCGCGACGCGGCCCGCACCAAGTACCTGCCGCTCGTCTCGCGCAAGCTCGCCTGGGTGGCCTTCATCGAGCCGGCCACCGGCGACGTCGTCGGCTTCGCGCCGGTGGACCCGTACTGA
- a CDS encoding NAD-dependent epimerase/dehydratase family protein encodes MGTVLLTGATGFVGRQVLRELRRRGAAVRVAVRDGSQHRLEDREGLHSVVTTPDLFGEPASWWASACAGMDTVVHAAWYAEPGQYLGSPKNIDCLAGTLRLAQGAAAAGARRIVGVGTCFEYEVSAVPLSTHAPLRPQTPYAGAKAAAFLALSQNLPPLGVSFAWCRLFYLYGEGEDPRRLVPQLRSRLQAGQPVDLTRGDQVRDYMDVADAARMIVDTTLSGVEGAVNVCSGVPVTIRALAERIAAEYGRADLLRFGARPDNPFDPPHIVGIPGQQGA; translated from the coding sequence ATGGGAACGGTGCTTCTCACCGGCGCCACGGGCTTCGTGGGCAGGCAGGTCCTGCGCGAACTGCGGCGGCGCGGCGCGGCGGTGCGCGTCGCGGTGCGCGACGGTTCCCAACACCGCCTGGAGGATCGCGAGGGCCTGCATTCGGTCGTGACCACGCCGGACCTTTTCGGTGAGCCGGCTTCGTGGTGGGCCTCGGCCTGCGCAGGGATGGACACCGTCGTGCACGCGGCCTGGTATGCCGAGCCGGGCCAATACCTCGGCTCCCCGAAGAACATCGACTGCCTGGCAGGCACGCTGCGGCTGGCGCAAGGCGCCGCCGCGGCGGGCGCGCGCCGGATCGTGGGTGTGGGCACGTGCTTCGAGTACGAGGTCTCGGCGGTCCCGCTGTCCACTCACGCGCCGCTGCGGCCGCAGACGCCCTACGCAGGGGCCAAGGCGGCGGCTTTCCTCGCCCTGTCGCAGAACCTGCCGCCGCTGGGCGTGTCGTTCGCATGGTGCCGCCTGTTCTACCTGTATGGCGAAGGCGAGGATCCGCGCCGCCTCGTGCCGCAGCTGCGCTCGCGCCTGCAGGCCGGCCAGCCCGTGGACCTGACGCGAGGCGACCAGGTGCGCGACTACATGGACGTGGCCGACGCCGCACGCATGATCGTCGACACCACGCTCTCCGGCGTCGAAGGCGCCGTGAACGTCTGCTCGGGCGTCCCGGTGACGATCCGCGCGCTGGCCGAGCGCATCGCGGCCGAATACGGCCGCGCGGACCTGCTGCGCTTCGGCGCGCGGCCCGACAATCCCTTCGACCCGCCGCACATCGTCGGCATTCCCGGCCAGCAAGGCGCTTGA
- a CDS encoding glycosyltransferase family 4 protein: MQTVIHFDTRWFGEHGIGRFAQELFRRLPGTVPLRIAGGKLSPVDPLACTLAASRLRGGRYFSPGFNPPLYSPVPVVFTMCDLIHLRVASESTPVRRLYYRTVVRPGARRAERILTISEFSRRDVLEWTGVPEERVVNVGTGVSEVFTPDGTRHEPGFPYLLHVGRRASHKNVERLVAAFAHSRARATHQLLFTGHADAETAAHIRAHGVHGQVQFTGPADDARLAAIYRGATALVFPSLYEGFGLPVVEAMASGTPVITSDATATAEIAGGGAALLVDPLRVEAIAEAIDRLVDDGALRAELARRGIAHSAQYTWERSAALARAALAPTA, translated from the coding sequence GTGCAAACCGTCATCCATTTCGATACGCGCTGGTTCGGCGAACACGGCATCGGCCGCTTCGCCCAGGAGTTGTTCCGGCGGCTGCCGGGGACGGTGCCGCTGCGCATTGCCGGCGGCAAGCTGTCGCCCGTCGATCCCCTCGCCTGCACGCTGGCCGCCTCGCGCCTGCGCGGCGGCCGCTACTTCTCGCCCGGCTTCAACCCGCCACTGTACAGCCCCGTGCCCGTGGTCTTCACGATGTGCGACCTGATCCACCTGCGGGTGGCCAGCGAGTCCACGCCGGTGCGGCGACTGTACTACCGCACCGTGGTACGGCCGGGGGCGCGCCGGGCCGAGCGCATCCTGACGATCTCGGAGTTCTCCCGGCGCGACGTGCTGGAATGGACCGGCGTGCCCGAGGAGCGGGTGGTCAACGTGGGCACGGGCGTGTCGGAGGTGTTCACCCCGGACGGCACGAGGCACGAACCCGGCTTTCCCTACCTGCTGCACGTGGGGCGGCGCGCCAGCCACAAGAACGTCGAGCGGCTCGTGGCCGCCTTCGCGCATTCGCGCGCGCGCGCCACGCACCAGTTGCTGTTCACCGGCCACGCCGACGCCGAAACCGCCGCGCACATCCGCGCGCACGGCGTGCATGGCCAAGTGCAGTTCACAGGCCCCGCGGACGACGCGCGGCTGGCCGCGATCTACCGCGGCGCCACGGCGCTGGTCTTCCCGTCGCTGTACGAGGGATTCGGGCTGCCGGTGGTGGAGGCGATGGCCAGCGGCACGCCCGTGATCACCTCGGACGCCACCGCCACAGCGGAGATCGCGGGTGGCGGGGCTGCGCTGCTGGTGGACCCGCTGCGCGTGGAGGCCATCGCCGAAGCGATCGACCGGCTCGTGGACGACGGCGCGCTGCGCGCGGAACTGGCGCGGCGCGGCATCGCGCACAGCGCCCAGTACACGTGGGAACGTTCGGCCGCGCTCGCCCGGGCCGCGCTCGCCCCCACCGCATAA
- a CDS encoding DUF2007 domain-containing protein has product MLRLTRAPNIAICALWVDALRQAGIEATMQRYYLGAIAGDLPPDQCLPEVWLMHEEQEAQARTLLHDLARVPQRRWLCGCGEMVEGGFEQCWSCGAWMPT; this is encoded by the coding sequence ATGCTGCGGCTGACCCGGGCGCCCAACATCGCGATCTGCGCGCTCTGGGTCGATGCCCTGCGGCAGGCCGGCATCGAGGCGACCATGCAGCGCTACTACCTGGGCGCCATCGCCGGCGACCTGCCGCCCGACCAGTGCCTGCCCGAGGTGTGGCTCATGCACGAGGAGCAGGAGGCGCAGGCGCGCACGCTGCTTCACGACCTCGCGCGGGTGCCGCAGCGGCGCTGGCTCTGCGGTTGCGGCGAGATGGTCGAGGGCGGCTTCGAGCAGTGCTGGAGCTGCGGCGCCTGGATGCCTACTTGA
- a CDS encoding YaeQ family protein produces the protein MALKSTVFKATLAVADIDHGYYADHALTIARHPSETDERMMVRLAAFALNAHAVQTVCNGDATLGFGAGLSTPEDPDVVLRDFTGRTRLWIEVGQPEDRPVAKACSQADAVAVYAYSNAAEIWWRGIEGKLARLAHLAVWRIPAAQSQALEALAQRTMQLQATIQEGHLMLGDSRTSVDVEPQRLK, from the coding sequence GTGGCGCTGAAGTCCACCGTCTTCAAGGCAACGCTGGCCGTTGCCGACATCGACCACGGCTACTACGCCGACCACGCGCTCACCATCGCGCGCCACCCGAGCGAGACCGACGAACGCATGATGGTGCGCCTCGCGGCGTTCGCGCTGAACGCGCACGCGGTGCAGACCGTGTGCAACGGCGACGCGACGCTCGGTTTCGGCGCCGGGCTGTCCACGCCCGAAGACCCGGACGTGGTGCTGCGCGACTTCACGGGCCGCACGCGCCTGTGGATCGAAGTGGGCCAGCCCGAGGACCGGCCGGTCGCGAAGGCTTGCTCGCAGGCCGACGCGGTGGCGGTGTACGCCTATTCGAATGCGGCGGAGATCTGGTGGCGCGGCATCGAGGGGAAGCTCGCGCGGCTGGCGCACCTGGCGGTGTGGCGCATCCCGGCCGCGCAGTCGCAGGCGCTCGAAGCACTGGCGCAGCGAACGATGCAGCTGCAGGCCACGATCCAGGAAGGGCACCTGATGCTGGGCGATTCGCGCACCAGCGTCGACGTCGAGCCGCAGCGCCTCAAGTAG
- a CDS encoding M48 family metalloprotease: protein MRPRRLACALLAALVAMAPPVSAQLPTLGGGGDLSVSAERKLGMQVAKELYRDPDYIEDPVLDEYVLGIWKRLLAAARTRGDLGSDIDERFAWDVLLGKDRTINAFALPGGWLGLNLGLISATTSADELAAVLGHELTHVTQRHISRMMAQEKKNMPILLGAMILGALAAGRNADAAQAAMVGGQALFMQNQLNYTRDMEREADRIGLQVATQAGFEPQGMASMFEKLQAATRLSDNGSYPYLRSHPMTTERIAEVHQRMQLAAPGAARTPDMLHLMMAGRAKVLSEPGVDMLRSFTTADATRADPASRAREAGALYAAALAQSKLRDARAAQALLPRLAQLAAGNEETARQARLLAAEIALAAGDAQPALALADPARPELVLSSQARMRSGQAGAAAERLQTFVSLNPRDAYMWQLLAQAHAAQGQTLRAVRAEAEVQAARLDWQAALDRLRAAQELLRRGTSARDHIEASIIDARAREMQSLLREQALER, encoded by the coding sequence ATGCGACCGCGCCGCCTCGCCTGCGCCCTCCTCGCGGCCCTGGTCGCGATGGCGCCCCCGGTCTCGGCGCAACTGCCCACGCTGGGTGGCGGCGGCGACCTGTCGGTGTCGGCCGAACGCAAGCTGGGCATGCAGGTGGCCAAGGAGCTGTACCGCGACCCCGACTACATCGAAGACCCGGTGCTCGACGAGTACGTGCTCGGGATCTGGAAGCGCCTGCTGGCGGCGGCGCGCACGCGCGGCGACCTCGGCTCCGACATCGACGAGCGCTTCGCCTGGGACGTGCTGCTCGGCAAGGACCGCACGATCAACGCGTTCGCGCTGCCCGGCGGGTGGCTGGGGCTGAACCTGGGCCTGATCAGCGCCACCACCAGCGCCGACGAGCTCGCCGCGGTGCTCGGGCACGAACTGACGCACGTCACGCAGCGCCACATCTCGCGGATGATGGCGCAGGAAAAGAAGAACATGCCGATCCTGCTCGGCGCCATGATCCTCGGGGCCCTCGCGGCGGGCCGCAACGCCGACGCCGCGCAGGCCGCGATGGTCGGCGGCCAGGCCCTGTTCATGCAGAACCAGCTCAATTACACGCGCGACATGGAGCGCGAGGCCGACCGCATCGGCCTGCAGGTGGCGACGCAGGCCGGCTTCGAGCCGCAGGGCATGGCGTCGATGTTCGAGAAGCTGCAGGCGGCCACGCGCCTGAGCGACAACGGCTCCTATCCCTACCTGCGCTCGCACCCGATGACGACCGAGCGCATCGCCGAAGTGCACCAGCGCATGCAACTGGCCGCGCCCGGCGCGGCGCGCACGCCCGACATGCTGCACCTGATGATGGCCGGCCGCGCCAAGGTGCTGTCCGAACCGGGCGTGGACATGCTGCGCAGCTTCACGACGGCCGACGCCACGCGCGCCGATCCCGCGAGCCGCGCGCGCGAGGCCGGCGCGCTGTACGCGGCGGCGCTCGCGCAGTCGAAGCTGCGCGATGCGCGCGCGGCGCAGGCGCTGTTGCCGCGCCTGGCGCAACTCGCCGCGGGCAACGAAGAGACGGCGCGGCAGGCGCGCCTGCTGGCCGCCGAGATCGCGCTGGCCGCGGGCGATGCCCAGCCGGCGCTGGCGCTCGCCGACCCCGCGCGGCCCGAGCTGGTGCTGTCGTCGCAGGCGCGCATGCGCAGCGGGCAGGCCGGGGCCGCGGCCGAACGGCTGCAGACCTTCGTCTCGCTCAACCCCAGGGACGCCTACATGTGGCAGCTGCTGGCGCAGGCCCATGCCGCGCAGGGGCAGACGTTGCGGGCGGTGCGTGCCGAGGCCGAAGTGCAGGCCGCGCGCCTGGACTGGCAGGCGGCGCTGGACCGGCTGCGCGCCGCGCAGGAGCTGCTGCGCCGCGGCACCAGCGCGCGCGACCACATCGAGGCGTCGATCATCGACGCCCGCGCGCGCGAGATGCAGTCACTTCTTCGCGAACAGGCTCTCGAGCGCTGA
- the moaC gene encoding cyclic pyranopterin monophosphate synthase MoaC yields the protein MSSLTHFDAQGQAHMVDVAGKAATHRVAVASGRIVMQPATLALVEGGNAKKGDVLGVARIAGIQAAKKTSELIPLCHPLALTRVAVDFAVVRDANAIDCTATVETVGPTGVEMEALTAVQVALLTVYDMCKAVDRGMTITDVRVREKHGGKSGSFVNS from the coding sequence ATGAGTTCCCTCACCCATTTCGACGCCCAAGGACAGGCCCACATGGTGGACGTCGCCGGCAAGGCCGCGACGCACCGTGTGGCGGTGGCGAGCGGGCGCATCGTGATGCAGCCCGCCACGCTGGCGCTCGTTGAGGGCGGCAACGCCAAGAAGGGCGACGTGCTGGGGGTCGCCCGTATCGCCGGCATCCAGGCCGCCAAGAAGACCAGCGAGCTCATCCCCCTGTGCCATCCGCTGGCGCTCACGCGCGTGGCCGTCGATTTCGCCGTCGTGCGCGACGCGAACGCCATCGACTGCACCGCGACCGTCGAGACGGTGGGGCCGACCGGCGTGGAGATGGAGGCGCTCACCGCCGTGCAGGTGGCGCTGCTGACCGTCTACGACATGTGCAAGGCCGTAGACCGGGGCATGACGATCACCGACGTGCGCGTGCGCGAGAAGCACGGCGGCAAGTCGGGCAGCTTCGTCAATTCCTGA
- a CDS encoding phage holin family protein, which translates to MLKILAKWLLLASALLFVAYVYEGVVVKSFGSAMLAAFVLGLLNTIVRPVLVVLTLPVTVLTVGLFLFIINALMFWAAAELLDGFQVRGFLAAFIGSLMYSVLGLIVDSALESLFAKK; encoded by the coding sequence ATGCTGAAGATCCTCGCGAAGTGGCTGCTCCTTGCCTCGGCGCTGCTCTTCGTCGCCTACGTCTACGAAGGCGTGGTGGTCAAGAGCTTCGGCTCGGCGATGCTTGCGGCCTTCGTCCTCGGCCTGCTGAACACCATCGTGCGGCCGGTGCTGGTGGTGCTCACGCTGCCGGTCACGGTGCTGACCGTGGGGCTGTTCCTCTTCATCATCAACGCCCTGATGTTCTGGGCGGCGGCCGAGCTGCTCGACGGCTTCCAGGTGCGCGGCTTCCTCGCCGCCTTCATCGGCTCGCTGATGTACTCGGTGCTCGGGCTGATCGTCGACTCAGCGCTCGAGAGCCTGTTCGCGAAGAAGTGA
- a CDS encoding DUF3717 domain-containing protein: MAGIHITDIEAAINHWRALKPSPDGITLAPELRALAEVYALMVYHRFDEADEHGMPRDAYEAWKAWYQTTPDTPCIAICSTSQGDEQCKGCGRTFEEVKLWGEMTPAEKRVTWRRITLHGGAWRFNRYAERVLKKAA, from the coding sequence ATGGCCGGCATCCACATCACGGACATCGAGGCCGCCATCAACCACTGGCGGGCCCTCAAGCCCTCGCCCGACGGCATCACGCTGGCGCCGGAGCTGCGCGCGCTGGCCGAGGTGTACGCGCTCATGGTGTACCACCGCTTCGACGAAGCGGATGAGCACGGCATGCCGCGCGACGCCTACGAAGCGTGGAAAGCCTGGTACCAGACGACGCCCGACACGCCCTGCATCGCGATCTGTTCGACCAGCCAGGGCGACGAACAGTGCAAGGGCTGCGGCCGCACCTTCGAGGAGGTGAAGCTCTGGGGCGAAATGACGCCCGCCGAAAAGCGCGTCACGTGGCGACGCATCACGCTGCACGGCGGCGCCTGGCGCTTCAACCGCTACGCCGAGCGGGTCCTGAAGAAAGCCGCCTGA
- a CDS encoding PglL family O-oligosaccharyltransferase yields the protein MAETPRPSAAALAPLAVGAFLLLPWLWPFAPGPSSAIVPWLAGATCAIAANVLTGCAFSRAALLAIAVLVPLGAWQALSPLEPAALGGALAVIGLAAGVGAWAQRESQVRTLAAAWWIAAALSTAMALLQYFALSGALAPWVSATEAGTAYANLRQRNQFASLTAIGLAVVLWQVRGGWRLAFAVPLAVWFGIGNAASASRTGLVEFLALAALAMLWPTRSRAQALVASSAIGAYAAAAVLLPWLLAVASGVTSVSLWERVTGPEACGSRSILWSNIAHLVRERPWGGWGWGELDYAHLMTLYPGARFCDILDNAHDLPLHLAVELGLPAALLVIAAAAVVLVRAQPWREAGSDRQLAWGVLAVVAMHSLLEYPLWYAPFQVALGLAIGVLWPRDSTPLAGEKLAVVVPTALAVLVGYAAWDYLRVSQIYLAPEDRLAAYREDPLPHIRASWLFREYASFAELTITPLTRNNARWTYETSLAMLHYSPEPRVIEKAIESATMIGERDAATALLARFRIAFPKEHALWLKTQAGVVRN from the coding sequence GTGGCTGAAACGCCGCGCCCGTCCGCCGCCGCGCTGGCGCCGCTGGCGGTCGGCGCCTTCCTGCTGCTGCCCTGGCTGTGGCCGTTCGCGCCGGGGCCGTCCAGCGCCATCGTTCCGTGGCTGGCCGGGGCCACGTGCGCGATCGCCGCGAACGTCCTCACCGGCTGCGCCTTCAGCCGCGCGGCTCTGCTGGCCATCGCCGTGCTCGTGCCGCTGGGCGCGTGGCAGGCCCTGTCGCCCCTGGAGCCGGCGGCGCTGGGCGGTGCGCTGGCCGTGATCGGCCTGGCCGCCGGCGTCGGCGCGTGGGCGCAGCGCGAGTCGCAAGTGCGCACGCTGGCCGCAGCGTGGTGGATCGCCGCGGCGCTGAGCACCGCGATGGCCTTGCTGCAGTACTTCGCGCTGTCGGGCGCGCTCGCACCGTGGGTGAGCGCGACGGAAGCGGGCACGGCCTACGCCAACCTGCGCCAGCGCAACCAGTTCGCCTCGCTCACCGCGATCGGCCTCGCGGTGGTGCTGTGGCAGGTGCGGGGCGGCTGGCGCCTCGCATTTGCGGTGCCGCTGGCCGTGTGGTTCGGCATCGGCAACGCGGCGTCGGCTTCGCGCACGGGCCTGGTCGAGTTCCTGGCGCTCGCTGCTCTGGCGATGCTGTGGCCGACGCGCTCGCGGGCGCAGGCCCTGGTCGCGTCGAGCGCGATCGGCGCGTACGCGGCCGCGGCCGTGCTGCTGCCCTGGCTGCTGGCGGTCGCGTCGGGCGTGACCAGCGTGAGCCTGTGGGAGCGCGTGACCGGCCCCGAAGCCTGCGGCAGCCGCTCCATCCTGTGGTCCAACATCGCGCACCTGGTGCGCGAACGCCCCTGGGGCGGCTGGGGCTGGGGCGAACTCGACTACGCGCACCTGATGACGCTGTACCCCGGCGCGCGCTTCTGCGACATCCTCGACAACGCGCACGACCTGCCCTTGCACCTGGCGGTGGAGCTCGGCTTGCCCGCGGCGCTGCTCGTGATCGCCGCGGCCGCGGTGGTGCTGGTGCGCGCGCAGCCCTGGCGCGAGGCCGGCAGCGACCGCCAGCTGGCCTGGGGCGTGCTCGCCGTCGTGGCGATGCACAGCCTGCTCGAGTACCCGCTCTGGTATGCGCCTTTCCAGGTCGCGCTGGGCCTGGCGATCGGCGTGCTGTGGCCGCGCGACAGCACGCCGCTTGCGGGCGAGAAGCTGGCCGTCGTCGTGCCCACGGCCCTGGCGGTGCTGGTCGGCTATGCCGCCTGGGACTACCTGCGCGTGAGCCAGATCTACCTGGCGCCCGAGGACCGCCTGGCGGCCTACCGCGAGGACCCGCTGCCGCACATCCGCGCCTCGTGGCTGTTCCGCGAGTACGCATCGTTCGCCGAACTCACCATCACCCCGCTCACGCGCAACAACGCGCGCTGGACCTACGAAACGTCACTCGCCATGCTGCACTACTCGCCCGAGCCGCGCGTGATCGAGAAGGCGATCGAAAGCGCCACCATGATCGGTGAGCGCGACGCGGCGACGGCGCTGCTGGCGCGCTTTCGCATCGCGTTCCCGAAGGAGCATGCGCTGTGGCTGAAGACGCAGGCGGGCGTCGTCAGGAATTGA
- a CDS encoding glycosyltransferase: MHEWLTEWGGSEDCLRAILQCLPQAQVFATIDFLSEANRRRLGAAAIRTTFLQKFPGARTRFWNYLPITALAVESHDLRDAQVIVSSSHAFAKGVITTAEQLHLSYVYSPMRYAWDLHHQYLEDYGLQRGVKGMLARYMFHRLRQWDRASANNVDAFMAISHHVRRRIWRAYRRPARVVYPPVAVDRFALQERKEDHYVTVSRLVSYKRVDLMLEAFRQLPDRKLVVIGDGPEAAKLRARCPPNVTLMGWQPHEVVQQQLGAARAFIFAAQEDFGISPVEAQACGTPVIAYGVGGSEETVRDVRTQAQPTGLLFDAQTPAALAAAVRDFDTHATAIDPHACRAWAETFAEPRFRREFAECLALALDAFRRDPAQVEAAVVRG; encoded by the coding sequence GTGCACGAGTGGCTCACCGAATGGGGCGGCTCCGAGGACTGCCTGCGCGCCATCCTGCAATGCCTGCCGCAGGCGCAGGTGTTCGCCACCATCGACTTCCTCTCGGAAGCCAACCGCCGGCGCCTGGGCGCGGCGGCCATCCGCACCACCTTCCTGCAGAAATTCCCCGGCGCGCGCACGCGCTTCTGGAACTACCTGCCCATCACCGCGCTGGCGGTGGAGTCGCACGACCTGCGCGACGCGCAGGTGATCGTCTCCAGCTCGCATGCCTTCGCCAAGGGCGTGATCACCACCGCCGAACAGCTGCACCTGAGCTACGTGTACTCGCCCATGCGCTATGCCTGGGACCTGCACCACCAGTACCTGGAGGACTACGGGCTGCAGCGTGGCGTGAAGGGCATGCTGGCGCGCTACATGTTCCACCGCCTGCGCCAGTGGGACCGCGCCAGCGCCAACAACGTCGATGCGTTCATGGCCATCTCGCACCACGTGCGCCGCCGCATCTGGCGCGCCTACCGGCGGCCCGCGCGCGTGGTCTACCCGCCCGTGGCGGTGGACCGCTTCGCGCTGCAGGAGCGCAAGGAGGACCACTACGTCACGGTGTCGCGCCTGGTGTCGTACAAGCGCGTGGACCTCATGCTCGAAGCCTTCCGCCAGCTGCCCGACCGCAAGCTGGTGGTCATCGGCGACGGGCCCGAGGCGGCGAAGCTGCGGGCGCGCTGCCCGCCCAACGTCACGCTGATGGGCTGGCAGCCGCACGAGGTGGTGCAGCAGCAGCTGGGCGCGGCGCGCGCCTTCATCTTCGCGGCGCAGGAGGACTTCGGCATCTCGCCCGTGGAGGCCCAGGCCTGCGGCACGCCCGTCATCGCCTACGGCGTGGGCGGCTCGGAAGAGACGGTGCGCGACGTGCGCACGCAGGCGCAGCCCACCGGCCTGCTGTTCGACGCGCAGACGCCGGCGGCCCTGGCCGCCGCGGTGCGCGACTTCGACACGCACGCCACCGCCATCGACCCGCACGCCTGCCGCGCCTGGGCCGAGACCTTTGCCGAGCCGCGCTTCCGCCGCGAGTTCGCGGAGTGCCTGGCGCTGGCGCTCGATGCCTTCCGGCGCGACCCGGCGCAGGTCGAAGCCGCCGTCGTCCGTGGCTGA